TCGCGACCTCGGCGAGTTCGCCGATCCAGCCCTCGTTCGCGATTTTGGCCACCGCCGCCGTTTCGGCGCAGAGCGTCAGGCCATAGCTCGCATTTTCGACATTGGCACCGGTCACCACGTCGCCGTTCTTCAAGAGCAGCGCGGCGCCGACATGAAAACCCGAATAGGGCGCATAGGCGCGGCTCGCGGCATCGCGCGCCGCGTCGATCAGCGCATCGCGAGTGTCGGGGCGGGTCTTGGTCATCGCATCTCTCCTTGCGGGCGCAGCACGTTCCAGCCGACGGTGCTGTTGGCGCCCGACAGACGGACATAGTCGTTCGCCTGCCACATCGCCCAGGGATGCGCGCCATAATCCGGTTCGAAGAAATCGCGGCGCAGCCAGGTGGTACGGGCGATTCCCCGCGT
This DNA window, taken from Sphingopyxis sp. PAMC25046, encodes the following:
- a CDS encoding cytidine deaminase produces the protein MTKTRPDTRDALIDAARDAASRAYAPYSGFHVGAALLLKNGDVVTGANVENASYGLTLCAETAAVAKIANEGWIGELAEVAIVGGRPDSDALLGSAPVNPCGRCRQILNEAAERSKTDILVHCASGDGKAVKSYRLSELLPAAFGPKDLGLID